A stretch of the Polyangiaceae bacterium genome encodes the following:
- a CDS encoding protein kinase → MKLGDVIAARFEVQAFVGEGGMGDVYRALDRQTGEPVALKHVRVAREGEQRFFREARAVALLSHPAIVRYVAHGSIPGGEHYLAMEWLEGENLRARLERGPLPLEECIDLARRVAGALAHAHAQGIVHCDLSPANLLLIDGSAGQAKLLDFGLARHRGDRTETTAQWEGPAGTMGYMAPEQARGTTEVDGRADLFALGAILFECISGRPAFGAESYLAVLAKIVVASAPRLRDLVPETPLPLEDLVSQLLAKDPDERPASADAVLEALNGVGGSRPTLRAPIAGNTLAITERERELVSVLLARVPDATSHRDLDRRVLGLAARAKLRSESLADGSYVLTSAGSGVASDQAARAASTALELSAVDSSFAIGIATGWATVAGGLAEGDVVERAARSSARSGVIALDDVTRGLLPARFEVAGERGSFTLVEVTHKERPARLLLGRETPCVGRDRELRTLHAILEESIGAPLSQVVLVTGPAGAGKSRVRYELMRQLDERHPELRVWLGRGDPMRAGAPFGILAQALRKALGIGEGDPREAQRAKLSDHVGRLGPAADGERIGEFLGELVGVPFPESIALQAARQDPLLMGDQVRRAAEDFLALECGKNPVLLVLEDFQWGDAATVKVIDSALRNLPELPWTVLAIARPDVHESFPALWQDRNVQEVRIGALTRRAAESLVKETLGDVDEATLGDLTQRAAGNAFYLEELIRARAEGRRDALPDTVLGMVKERIEGMEPEARRVLRAASVFGQTFTGNGITALVGGDAMAGEIGEWLSTLEQREVVTRRAEPVAGDSEYTFRHALVRDAAYAMLTDEDRALGHRLAAEHLERSGVFDGTLLAEHFERAGTPERAARFWGLAARAALDACDFDAAITRAERGLASGVIGQEAAELELCRGEALRLAGRVAESLPVVDRALASFAPGSLGWCNAVGERSLILQRLGQSVELVATAFELESAAPDDDATDALALARVRAALALIRFGERARARSLVELAERAAPIAGPVTSAYIHAFRAVEALLDGSPARYLSEARTAHARYSEVGDVRLALEQSISIGSMQMELGAHAEAEKTLRQAIASAERLGLWHALAGARHNLGLALAHLGHFDEAIRLEQQALDAFRDRDQRMAGGAELALAMIHLLHGDNARALDAGSRALEVLKSAAPPLVPAALATLSRARLGLGDAREALELANEADALLSSAGTEFGEHAIHRARAEALDASGQREAARNVVQKARERLAEEAARLADPALQDCFLEHVPDNVRLLSLAKEWRVSELDDPGR, encoded by the coding sequence TTGAAGCTCGGCGACGTCATCGCGGCTCGGTTCGAGGTCCAGGCCTTCGTGGGTGAAGGCGGGATGGGGGACGTGTACCGCGCACTGGATCGCCAGACCGGCGAGCCCGTGGCGCTGAAGCACGTGCGGGTGGCTCGCGAGGGCGAGCAGCGCTTCTTCCGCGAGGCCCGCGCGGTGGCGCTGCTCAGCCACCCAGCCATCGTGCGTTACGTCGCCCACGGCAGCATTCCCGGCGGCGAGCACTACCTGGCGATGGAGTGGCTGGAGGGCGAGAACCTGCGCGCCCGCCTGGAGCGGGGGCCGCTGCCGTTGGAGGAGTGCATCGATCTGGCGCGGCGCGTCGCCGGGGCCCTCGCCCACGCCCACGCCCAGGGCATCGTGCACTGCGATCTGAGCCCCGCCAACCTGCTCCTGATCGACGGCAGCGCGGGGCAGGCGAAGCTCTTGGACTTCGGCCTGGCCCGCCACCGCGGCGACCGCACCGAGACCACCGCCCAGTGGGAGGGGCCTGCCGGAACCATGGGCTACATGGCGCCCGAACAGGCCCGCGGCACCACCGAGGTGGACGGCCGAGCGGATCTGTTCGCGCTCGGCGCGATCTTGTTCGAGTGCATCAGCGGCAGGCCGGCGTTCGGCGCGGAGAGCTACTTGGCGGTGCTGGCCAAGATCGTGGTCGCCAGCGCGCCGCGCCTTCGGGACCTGGTGCCGGAGACACCGCTCCCGCTGGAGGACTTGGTGAGCCAGCTCCTGGCCAAGGACCCTGACGAGCGGCCGGCGTCTGCGGACGCCGTGCTCGAGGCCCTGAACGGCGTCGGTGGCTCCCGCCCCACGCTGCGGGCGCCCATCGCGGGGAACACCCTCGCCATCACGGAGCGCGAGCGGGAGCTGGTCAGCGTGCTCCTGGCGAGAGTGCCCGACGCGACGTCGCACCGAGACCTGGACCGGCGCGTGCTCGGCCTGGCGGCGCGGGCGAAGCTCCGCTCCGAGTCCCTCGCCGACGGGTCCTACGTGCTCACCTCCGCAGGCAGCGGCGTCGCCAGCGACCAAGCGGCGCGGGCCGCGAGCACCGCGCTCGAGCTCTCGGCAGTCGATTCGAGCTTCGCCATCGGCATCGCCACCGGTTGGGCGACGGTGGCCGGCGGCCTGGCGGAGGGCGACGTGGTCGAGCGAGCCGCGCGCTCGTCCGCGCGATCGGGCGTCATCGCCCTGGACGACGTCACCCGGGGGCTCCTACCCGCGCGCTTCGAGGTCGCGGGAGAACGCGGCAGCTTCACGCTGGTCGAGGTCACCCACAAGGAGCGCCCCGCGCGCCTGCTCCTCGGCAGAGAGACGCCGTGCGTCGGCCGGGACCGCGAGCTACGCACCCTGCACGCCATCTTGGAGGAGAGCATCGGCGCGCCGCTGTCGCAGGTCGTGCTCGTGACCGGCCCCGCGGGGGCGGGCAAGAGCCGCGTCCGCTACGAGCTGATGCGGCAGCTGGACGAGCGACACCCGGAGCTCCGCGTGTGGCTCGGCCGCGGTGATCCGATGCGCGCGGGTGCGCCGTTCGGCATCCTCGCCCAGGCGCTGCGCAAAGCGCTGGGGATCGGCGAGGGTGACCCGCGGGAGGCGCAGCGCGCGAAGCTCTCGGACCACGTCGGCCGCCTCGGCCCGGCGGCTGACGGCGAACGCATCGGGGAGTTCCTGGGCGAGCTCGTCGGCGTGCCTTTTCCGGAGTCCATCGCGCTCCAAGCCGCGCGTCAGGACCCGCTCTTGATGGGCGATCAGGTGCGCCGGGCGGCGGAGGACTTCCTCGCGCTCGAGTGCGGCAAGAACCCGGTGCTGCTCGTCCTGGAGGACTTTCAGTGGGGTGACGCCGCCACCGTCAAGGTCATCGACTCCGCGCTGAGGAACCTACCGGAGCTTCCCTGGACGGTGCTGGCCATCGCCCGTCCCGACGTGCACGAGAGCTTTCCGGCGCTGTGGCAGGATCGCAACGTCCAGGAGGTCCGCATCGGAGCCTTGACCCGGCGCGCCGCCGAGAGCCTGGTCAAAGAGACGCTGGGCGACGTGGACGAGGCCACGCTCGGCGACCTCACGCAACGCGCCGCCGGCAACGCCTTCTATCTGGAGGAGCTGATCCGCGCGCGGGCCGAGGGGAGGCGCGACGCGCTGCCCGACACGGTGCTCGGCATGGTCAAGGAGCGCATCGAGGGGATGGAGCCCGAAGCACGGCGAGTGCTGCGCGCGGCCAGCGTGTTCGGTCAGACGTTCACCGGCAACGGCATCACCGCGCTCGTGGGCGGTGACGCCATGGCTGGCGAGATCGGCGAGTGGTTGTCCACCCTCGAGCAGCGCGAGGTCGTGACCCGCCGCGCCGAGCCGGTCGCCGGTGACAGCGAGTACACGTTCCGGCACGCGCTGGTCCGAGACGCCGCCTACGCCATGCTCACGGACGAGGACCGCGCCCTGGGTCACCGGCTGGCGGCCGAGCACCTGGAGCGCAGCGGAGTGTTCGATGGCACGCTGCTCGCCGAGCACTTCGAGCGCGCGGGAACGCCGGAGCGGGCCGCCCGGTTCTGGGGCCTGGCCGCCCGTGCGGCCCTGGACGCCTGCGATTTCGACGCGGCGATCACCCGCGCGGAGCGGGGGCTCGCGTCCGGCGTGATCGGCCAGGAGGCCGCCGAGCTCGAGCTCTGCCGCGGCGAGGCGCTTCGCCTCGCAGGCCGGGTCGCCGAGTCGCTGCCGGTGGTCGACCGCGCTCTCGCGAGCTTCGCTCCAGGCAGCCTGGGTTGGTGCAACGCCGTCGGGGAGCGCTCGCTCATCTTGCAGCGACTCGGGCAGAGCGTCGAGCTCGTGGCGACGGCGTTCGAGCTCGAGTCCGCCGCACCCGACGACGACGCCACGGATGCGCTGGCTCTGGCCCGCGTGCGGGCGGCGCTGGCGTTGATCCGCTTTGGCGAGCGTGCGCGCGCCCGCAGCCTGGTCGAGCTCGCGGAACGCGCTGCGCCGATCGCGGGCCCGGTCACCTCCGCCTACATCCATGCGTTCCGGGCGGTGGAGGCCTTGCTCGACGGCAGCCCGGCGCGCTATCTCTCCGAGGCCCGAACCGCCCACGCACGCTACAGCGAGGTCGGCGACGTGCGCCTGGCCCTCGAGCAGAGCATCAGCATCGGCAGCATGCAGATGGAGCTCGGCGCTCACGCCGAGGCGGAGAAGACGCTCCGCCAGGCCATCGCCAGCGCAGAGCGACTCGGGCTCTGGCACGCGCTGGCCGGCGCTCGGCACAACCTCGGGCTCGCGCTGGCTCACCTGGGGCACTTCGACGAGGCAATCCGCCTGGAGCAGCAAGCCCTGGATGCCTTCCGCGACCGCGATCAGCGCATGGCCGGCGGCGCCGAGCTCGCCCTGGCCATGATCCACCTCTTGCACGGCGACAACGCGCGCGCCCTCGACGCCGGCAGTCGAGCCCTCGAGGTGTTGAAGAGCGCCGCGCCGCCCCTCGTCCCCGCCGCGCTCGCCACTCTCTCGCGCGCTCGGCTCGGGCTCGGCGACGCGCGGGAGGCGCTCGAGCTGGCCAACGAGGCCGACGCGCTGCTCAGCTCGGCGGGCACCGAGTTCGGCGAGCACGCCATCCATCGGGCCCGAGCCGAAGCGCTGGACGCGAGCGGCCAGCGCGAGGCTGCCCGGAACGTCGTGCAGAAGGCGCGCGAGCGCCTGGCGGAAGAGGCGGCTCGGCTCGCGGATCCGGCCCTTCAGGACTGCTTCCTCGAGCACGTCCCCGACAACGTGCGCTTGCTCAGCTTGGCGAAGGAGTGGCGCGTCTCGGAGCTCGATGATCCAGGCCGGTAG